A stretch of Vigna angularis cultivar LongXiaoDou No.4 chromosome 4, ASM1680809v1, whole genome shotgun sequence DNA encodes these proteins:
- the LOC108330375 gene encoding protein MAIN-LIKE 1 — protein sequence MVKPRGGYHGEASSSHSEPSDERRRPTASARRRRVEEYRVDVIHEHDNEEQEELLQHGHSQDDYVEEEDIQQQHDCSQEEHEGEGEDEDEDEVEDGGFPGGPHDTSLLTHYTQHVAFAIWQGRDRRGIKVVTHGKKLKHFGMYHEAIEPYISLSGLGCLVNLSYEYADHGLIVALSEWWHIETNTFHLPIGEMTVTLDDVMNLLHLPIMGQFCEVEELEYDEARSHIMDLLGVDHAKASVEMKQSRGPKVRLSWLREVYQECIQQERWECAARAYLLHLLRCTIFTNKSATLIRVSYLLLLRDLNACSRYAWGAAALAHTYEQLGDASFYEVRQIAGYSTLLQSWIYEHFPTMGRRQVSKRYTELDPRASRYIPPRVGWSLTRGRTFLDALSYDVVIWNPYLSHRRTCPLIAIIMYLGWIRLGDMIHRHLPERVLRQFGFQQNIPRSPDSLPMPDIPTIDLNWLRYAEHAITSVIEADQSHACVDGYITWFRRVSHPYITPGNDDERPSLAPLMRRDIPDERLVPPVRRRRSAELGLLEGMRRVIRMLQGMLTYRDVTEGTVAYQRTTETLQVARRSVEEYESSTRRGGRHVRGRASFS from the exons ATGGTTAAACCTAGAGGTGGATATCATGGTGAGGCTTCATCCTCTCATAGTGAGCCATCAGATGAAAGAAGACGACCTACGGCATCTGCTCGTAGAAGACGAGTAGAAGAATATCGCGTGGACGTTATTCATGAGCATGATAATGAGGAGCAGGAAGAGTTATTACAACATGGACATAGTCAGGATGATTACGTTGAAGAGGAGGATATTCAGCAGCAGCATGACTGTAGTCAAGAAGAACATGAAGGTGaaggtgaagatgaagatgaagatgaagttgaagatGGTGGATTCCCAGGAGGTCCACATGACACCTCCTTACTTACTCATTATACCCAGCATGTTGCATTTGCCATATGGCAAGGCCGG GATCGAAGGGGGATAAAGGTTGTCACCCATGGCAAAAAATTGAAGCATTTTGGAATGTATCATGAGGCCATTGAGCCTTATATCTCCTTGTCGGGGTTGGGTTGTTTAGTGAACCTCTCATATGAGTATGCCGATCATGGATTGATCGTTGCCCTTTCGGAGTGGTGGCACATAGAGACTAATACTTTCCACCTACCGATAGGTGAGATGACTGTCACATTAGATGACGTTATGAATTTGCTCCACCTACCCATCATGGGAcaattttgtgaggttgaggaGTTAGAGTATGATGAGGCTCGATCTCATATCATGGACCTGCTTGGTGTGGACCACGCTAAAGCTTCAGTTGAGATGAAACAGTCACGTGGTCCAAAAGTTAGGCTCAGCTGGCTACGCGAGGTCTACCAGGAGTGCATCCAGCAGGAGCGTTGGGAGTGTGCTGCTCGGGCGTACTTGTTGCATCTGCTTAGATGCACAATTTTTACGAATAAGAGTGCGACTCTAATTCGGGTATCGTATCTCCTTCTCTTGCGAGACTTGAATGCTTGTTCGAGATATGCTTGGGGAGCAGCAGCACTTGCACATACATATGAGCAACTAGGAGATGCTAGCTTCTATGAGGTCAGACAGATAGCTGGATATTCCACTCTTCTACAG AGTTGGATATATGAGCACTTTCCTACAATGGGAAGGAGGCAAGTGTCTAAGAGGTACACAGAACTTGATCCACGTGCTTCACGATACATACCCCCGAGGGTGGGTTGGAGTTTGACAAGGGGCCGAACATTTCTGGATGCCCTCAGTTATGATGTAGTTATCTGGAATCCATACCTTTCGCACAGACGTACATGTCCATTGATTGCCATAATTATGTACTTGGGATGGATACGATTAGGCGACATGATTCATCGACATCTACCTGAACGCGTGTTGCGTCAATTTGGTTTTCAACAGAACATACCACGGTCACCTGATAGTCTTCCGATGCCAGACATTCCTACGATTGATCTAAATTGGTTGCGGTATGCAGAGCATGCCATTACTAGTGTCATTGAAGCTGATCAGTCACATGCGTGTGTTGATGGATACATAACGTGGTTTAGGCGGGTGTCGCACCCGTACATCACTCCAGGCAACGACGATGAACGACCTAGTCTTGCACCGCTCATGAGGCGAGACATTCCAGATGAGAGGTTGGTGCCTCCAGTTCGTCGTAGACGGTCGGCTGAGCTAGGATTGTTG GAGGGTATGAGGCGTGTGATCAGGATGTTGCAGGGCATGTTAACCTATCGAGATGTCACAGAGGGCACTGTAGCTTATCAACGTACTACTGAGACACTACAAGTAGCTCGTAGGTCTGTTGAGGAGTATGAGTCTAGTACTAGAAGAGGTGGTCGTCATGTGCGTGGACGTGCATCATTTTCTTGA